From a region of the bacterium BMS3Abin02 genome:
- the ispE gene encoding 4-diphosphocytidyl-2-C-methyl-D-erythritol kinase, with amino-acid sequence MMTERAEAPAKLNLTLRVLGLDVGGYHTLRSLAQAVSWFDTVEMDVSSDDELEIAGLEVPRGGENLVWRAIEALRALTGIRTALRIRLQKRIAVAAGLAGGSTDAAAVLLLAAKMLDIPLELVSRVAPSVGADVPFCLLGGLAMMEGRGERLTALTSAGDYAVAVVTPPFVLETAAVFRAWDRLGDSKARAITGKAVPPSLRQFAPLVNDLEPAALSMARDLEDWISDLEGCWERPVLLTGSGPSLFAFFSDEQEAVSALAAAPSEVRAGVSAVPLVTGARCIE; translated from the coding sequence CGCGCGGAGGCTCCGGCGAAGTTGAACCTCACACTCCGTGTGCTGGGGCTCGATGTCGGCGGCTACCACACGCTTCGTTCGCTCGCCCAGGCAGTGAGCTGGTTCGACACCGTCGAGATGGATGTCTCTTCGGATGACGAACTCGAAATCGCAGGGTTGGAGGTTCCGCGCGGTGGCGAGAATCTCGTGTGGCGGGCGATCGAAGCACTCCGCGCGCTCACCGGCATCCGAACCGCACTCCGGATCCGTCTACAGAAGCGGATTGCCGTCGCTGCGGGCCTGGCGGGCGGCAGCACCGACGCTGCGGCAGTATTGTTGCTTGCCGCCAAGATGCTCGACATTCCTCTCGAACTCGTGTCTCGAGTCGCTCCGTCGGTCGGCGCCGACGTACCATTCTGCCTGCTGGGCGGGCTCGCGATGATGGAAGGCCGTGGAGAACGACTGACGGCGCTCACATCGGCGGGCGACTACGCGGTGGCCGTCGTGACGCCACCGTTCGTGTTGGAGACCGCCGCCGTGTTTCGGGCATGGGACCGACTGGGCGATTCGAAGGCTCGCGCGATTACCGGCAAGGCCGTACCTCCCTCCTTGCGACAGTTCGCACCGCTGGTCAACGATCTCGAACCTGCCGCTCTCTCGATGGCTCGGGACCTCGAAGATTGGATCAGCGACCTCGAGGGCTGCTGGGAACGCCCTGTTCTGCTCACAGGCAGCGGGCCGAGCCTGTTCGCGTTCTTCTCCGATGAACAGGAGGCCGTGTCGGCTCTGGCCGCTGCACCATCGGAGGTTCGCGCCGGAGTGTCCGCAGTCCCGCTGGTAACCGGTGCGCGGTGCATCGAGTGA
- the glmU gene encoding bifunctional protein GlmU, producing MAVKAVVLAAGAGTRMKSDLPKVLNTVAGRPMIAWVLDAIRAIEPEQIVVVVGQGGDLVRSVIADDVDVVVQKEQLGTGHATGVALSAISAGDADSVLVAPGDTPLLVPETLAELIRAHRRTGSAVSVLTADIDVPAGYGRILRDGWDRVVGIVEHGDASPSQRRINEINGGVYVFDGSLLADALPRVEPNNVQGEYYLTDVIEILAEEGHPLHALKTNPVEIAGVNSHVQLAQAAALMRRRINEHWMRRGVWMQDPDRVYLEASVQLEPGAILLPDTHLRGSTSVAGGARVGPNVTAEDSSIGPNAHVWYSVLRGADVGEDVEVGPYASLRPGTVLRKGSKVGTFVETKKTTVGEGSKVPHLSYIGDTEIGKDANIGAGSITCNYDGIAKHATVIGDRAFIGSDTMLVAPLTVGEDAVTGAGSTITEDVAPGALAVERSVQKEIPGYAARRKKKGS from the coding sequence ATGGCCGTGAAAGCCGTGGTACTCGCCGCCGGAGCGGGCACGCGTATGAAATCAGACCTGCCCAAGGTCCTGAATACCGTGGCGGGGAGACCCATGATCGCCTGGGTACTCGACGCCATCAGGGCTATCGAACCCGAGCAGATCGTTGTTGTGGTCGGCCAAGGCGGCGACCTGGTCCGCTCCGTCATTGCAGACGATGTCGATGTCGTGGTCCAGAAGGAACAGCTCGGTACCGGACATGCGACCGGGGTCGCGTTGAGCGCCATCTCCGCGGGCGACGCCGATTCGGTACTCGTGGCCCCCGGGGACACCCCGCTGCTCGTTCCCGAGACGCTCGCCGAGCTGATCAGGGCGCACCGGCGCACCGGGTCTGCGGTTTCGGTCCTCACGGCGGATATCGACGTGCCTGCCGGCTACGGGCGGATCCTTCGGGACGGCTGGGACCGGGTCGTCGGCATCGTCGAACACGGAGATGCAAGCCCGTCGCAGCGACGGATCAACGAGATCAATGGTGGCGTGTATGTGTTCGACGGGTCGCTTCTGGCCGACGCTCTGCCCAGGGTGGAGCCGAACAACGTTCAGGGCGAGTATTACCTCACCGACGTCATCGAGATCCTTGCCGAAGAAGGTCATCCGTTGCATGCTCTCAAGACGAACCCTGTGGAGATCGCCGGGGTCAACAGCCACGTTCAGCTCGCGCAAGCCGCCGCGCTCATGCGCCGGCGCATCAACGAGCATTGGATGCGGCGAGGTGTCTGGATGCAGGATCCGGACAGGGTCTATCTCGAGGCGAGCGTGCAACTCGAGCCGGGAGCCATTCTGCTGCCCGACACGCATCTGCGCGGGTCGACGAGCGTCGCCGGTGGAGCTCGCGTGGGGCCGAACGTCACTGCAGAGGATTCATCGATCGGACCAAACGCCCACGTCTGGTACTCGGTGCTGCGAGGAGCAGACGTCGGTGAAGACGTGGAAGTCGGACCCTACGCTTCGCTGCGACCCGGGACGGTCCTCCGCAAGGGCAGCAAGGTCGGGACTTTCGTGGAGACGAAGAAGACGACGGTCGGTGAAGGCTCCAAGGTGCCGCACCTCAGCTACATCGGAGACACCGAGATCGGCAAGGACGCCAACATCGGCGCAGGATCCATCACCTGCAACTACGACGGGATTGCGAAGCATGCAACGGTGATCGGCGATCGTGCCTTCATCGGATCCGACACGATGCTCGTCGCTCCGCTGACGGTCGGTGAAGATGCAGTGACCGGGGCGGGGTCGACCATCACGGAGGATGTCGCTCCAGGGGCGCTCGCGGTCGAGCGTTCGGTGCAGAAGGAGATCCCCGGCTACGCTGCCCGTCGGAAGAAGAAGGGTTCCTGA